The Qipengyuania aurantiaca genome contains the following window.
CACGGCGAGAAAACCCCTACGCTTCACCGTGCCTGCCCCCGGTGATCATGTCGCGTATCTGTCCGATGGGACCGGCCAGCAGGACCAGCAGCACATGGACGATGAAGAAGCCGAACAGCGCGAAGGCAAAGATGAAGTGCAGGCTGCGCGCCGATTGCCGCCCACCAAGAAGGTCCACGAGCCAGCCGAAAGTCGGCTCCATCCCCGGACTGATCGCGATGCCGGTGAAGATCATCATCGGCAGGAAAACGCCGAGAACAAGGCCGTAGGCAAGCTTCTGCAAGAAGTTGAACTTCCCACCCTCGTGGTCGAAATTGAGCTTCAAGTGCTGGACAATGTCGTGCCAGATCGCGCGCGGTTTCCATTCGGCGCGGGTGGTGACAAGATCGCGCTTAAAATGGCGGTTCACCAGCATGGTTACCCACATGAACAGCAGAAGGAGCGCGAAGGGCCACGCCATCAGTATGTGCCAGTCGCGCGCGACAGCGAGGCTGTAATAGCCCGGTATCGTCATCCAGTCGGGAAAACGGGGCACGGCGAGCCAGGCCTGCTCGGGCGCGAAGCCCCAGTCGCCCCAGTAAAGGCGGCGGTGGGCGTTGGAGATCGTCAGGCCCGACATAAACAGCACCACCACGCAGACGAGGTTCAGCCAGTGCCAGATCCTCGTGCTGAGCGCGTGCCGCTTCATGCCGCGTGCTCCCGCGCAAGGTAGATCACGTCCCGCTCCTGCTGCAACAGGTGCTGGCCGCTGTCGACATAGACCGTCTGCCCGCTGGCGAGCGCTCCGTTGGCGAGGAACAGCGCCGCCTCGGCCACTTCTTCCGCCGAGGTCCGGCGGGTGAGCAGGTTCATGCGGTGGGAGATTTCGGCCTCCTCCTCGCTCTGGTCATGGCTGGCGAGGATGGCGCCGGGCGCAAGCCCGTAGACCCGATCCTCGGCGCGGCTGGCGCCCATCGACAGCATGGCAATGGTCGCGTCCAGCGCGTGCTTGCTCATGGTGTAGCTGAAGAAGTCGGGATTGGGGTTGGCAAGCTTCTGGTCGGTCACCTGGATCACGCGGCGTCCGCCCTCGGCCTTGGCGTGGCCGAGATAGGCTTGCGCGAGGAGGGCAGGGGCGCGGGCGTTCACTTGCATCGCCCGCTGGTTCGTCTGCGGATCGAGTTCGGTTACAGCGTCGGGCTGGAAAACGGAGGCGCAGTTCACGAGACAACGCCAGTCGGTGAGATCGCGTGCCAGTCTGGCCGCAAGCGTGCGGACCGCGTCGAGATCGCACAGATCCGCCTGGCAGGTCTTGGCGCTCGGCAATTCGGCGGCCAGCGCGTCTGCCGCTTCGCCGGACGAGTTGTAGTGGATGACGACGTGCCAGCCAGCGTGGCCGAATGCCCGGCTGATCGCTGCGCCGAGGCGCTTGGCGCCGCCTGTTACCAGAACCGAGGGTCTCGTCTCGCTCATCGCGATGGGCATAGGGGCTTGGAAGCGAATAGGAAAGCGGCGCCGCCACCTTGGGAGTGACGACGCCGTGAAGTAACGACCCTTATTTTCTCTTCTGGCTTATCTTACCGGCAGCTGAGGCTTCCGCGGTCGATCTCGCGACCGATGACAGCGCCCACGGCGCCGCCGAGCACTGCGCCCAGCACCTTGTCGCCGCGACCGGCCAGCTCGTGGCCTGCCAGAGCGCCGACGCCGGCGCCGATCACAAGACCGGTCGTGCCGTTGTCGCGCTTGCAGTAGTAACGGCCATCGCGGCCGCGCCACATGTAGCTGTCACGGGTGATGCGACGCGGGGAGACATAGTAGCCGCGGTCGTCATACATACGCTGGCGATGGGCGCGATCCTTGGCGCGCTTGCCGTGCGCCGGTGCCCATGCGGGCGGATCGGCGGCGACGGGTGCTGCGGTGCCGAGGCCGGTGAGGGCCATGGTCGAGGCGGCGAATGCGAGAGCGAATTTTTTCATTGTACGTCCCTTGTGATCCTTGGGGAAACTTCTGAGCCTCCATTTAGCGCAGCAGAAAGACAACCGCGGCTGAACGAACGCGCTTAACTCCAAATTAGGGATGAACTGTGCCGGGAAGGCGGACGAGCCGTGGCGGTTTTACCGCAATTTCGCTTCGAGCTTGCTGCGCCATTGCGGACCAAGGGCGGGAATGGCGAGGAGATCGCGAATCTCCCCCTCGCTCGCAGGCACGGCGGGATCGAAGAGCAGGGCGAAGGCCGCATCGACACTCCAGCGATCCTGTGTGCGCTCGACAAGCGCGAGGTCGTCGTCCGCGCGTGCCTCGCCTTCCTCGAGCACGCGGAAGTACCAGCCGCAGCGGTGGTTGGCGATGATGCGCTTCACCATGTCCTTGCGCTGGAAATGCCGTTCCAGCGTGGAGCAGGGTTGCCGCCCCATGCTGAGTTCCAGCAGCGCGCTGCCGAGGCGGAAACGGTCGCCGATGAATACGTCCTTCTCGGTCAGGCCCATCGCATGGAGGTTCTCGCCAAAGGCACCGGGCGCGGCGAGACGGTCCACTTCCGGGATCTCCTCGCGCCAGTAGGGGTAGTGGTCGGCGGCGTAGAGATGGACCGCCATATGCGCGCCCCCATGGTGCTTGCGATCGACCTGCGTATCGCCTTCGAGGCCGGGCGTACCGATCCTCACCGGGCCTTCGCGCACCTGCTTGTCGATCGAGCTGATCTTGCCGTCGGGCAGGGGGGCGGGCTGGCCGGTGCACAGGGCGAGGAGTTTGGCCTTCACGCGTGATCCCCCTTTCCAACAGGATGGAGCGGATGGAGCACGGTCCTGGAGCAAAAACGCCTGAAGGGTGCAAACCCGCTGACAGCGGCGCTTTTGGAAGGGTGAGCGAGGATCATGACCACCTTCCAGCACAGGACGCGAAAGTAGGAAAGGCTCCGCGCCAACTCAGCCGGTCGGTCGCTGCACGGTGAGGGCGTACCAGTCGCGCTGCACCCCATCGGCACCTTCGCCGCGATAGCGCTCGGTGGCCTCGATCCGGAAACCCGCCTCGCGATAGAGGCGCTCCAGCCAGCCCTCGTCGGGCATGTTGGCCAGCCGGCCCAGCGGATCGCGTCCCTCGGCGGTGCCGAGCTTGTAATTGGCGAAATGCCAGCCACCGGGTTTCAGCGCGCGCAGGATGGCGGCGAGGACACCGGGCAAATCCGCCCGCGCGACATGGAGGAGGCATGCGTGCGCCCAGACCGCGTCGTACGCCTTTTCTTCATCAAGCTCGTCAAACCGCATTACCCGCGCGCCCACATCGAACCGTTCGTTCGCCTTGCGGACCATCGCAGGAGTTCCGTCGGTGGCGTCGAGGTCGAAACCACGTTCAATGATCCGCGCGGAATCCCTTCCGCCGCCGCACCCGAGCTCGAGCAGGCGGCTCCCCGGTTCCAGCCGGTCGAGGAAACGGTCGAGATGGCGGCTCGGGGCCTGCCCGAAGCTCAGCGTGTAGCGCGGCGCGTTCGCCTCGTAATAAGCGATGGTGGCGGGATCGGCAGTCATGTCGCGGTAGTAACGCAACCGGCCATCAAACGAGAACAGGGCAAGTTCCGCGCTCGAAGCGGATGATGGGAAGAAGGTCGGCGGGCGTGACAGCCCGGATTGCGGCCTCGTCAGCACTGTCTTCCATCGCGACGACGAACCAGTCGCTCTGGTGCTCGTAAAGCATCATGCAGATGCCGAGATCATCGCCATACGCCTCCACCAGCCGGGCAATCGCCGCGTCGGTTCCGGCGCGGTCGAATGCCGTGTGGCGAAACCGGATTTGCGGACGAAGTTTCGGCGCCGCCATCGCGAGATAGGCGCTGCGGTCTACCGGCTCGCTCGACCCGACGTTTATCCAGTTTCGACCGAAATCCCTTTCCACCCAGACCTCGTTGAAGCCTGGCAGCTTGGCTTGGCGAGAACGCGTGGCAAAGGTCTGGACGAGGTTCGAGAACAGGCCTTCCTCATCGAGCGGGTAGTTCGCCTCGGCTGCGCGCTGCCGGATGATTTCCTCTTCGTCCTCCGGTGCGGGCAATGGTTCAGCCTCGCGACTGTAGAGATCGAAGGCCTGAAATGGGGGAGGCGGAGGTGGTGGAGGTGGTGGAGGTGTGGTCGCACATCCGGCCGTGGCGAGTAAAAGCAAAAGCGCTGGAAAAATGCGTCGCATTCCAACGCAACGCTGATTCCGAAATCCGGTTTCCCGTCAGCAGCTTGGTGTCAGGAAGCTGCTTGCTCGGCTTCAGCTGCCTCGCGGTCGCGCTGGGCGCGGCTCTTCTTTTCCGCCGCAGTCTTCAACTGGCCGCAGGCCGCATCGATATCGCGGCCGCGCGGCGTGCGCACGGGCGCGGAGATGCCGCCTTCGAATACGATGTCGGAGAAGCGCTTCACCCGCTCGGGCGTGGAAGTGTCGTACGCCGCGCCGGGCCAGGGGTTGAATGGGATCAGGTTCACCTTGGCGGGCAGCTTGTAGTGCTTGAGCAGGCGGACCAGCTCATGTGCGTGCTCGTCACTGTCGTTCTTGTCTTTGAGCATCACATATTCGAAGGTGATGCGGCGGGCGTTGCTGGCGCCGGGATAAGCGGCGCAGGCTTCGAGCAGTTCCTCGATGCCGTATTTCTTGTTGAGCGGCACGATCTCGTCGCGGATTTCCTTGGTCACCGCGTGGAGCGAGACGGCAAGGTTCACGCCGATTTCCTCGCCGCAACGCTCCATCGCCGGAACGACGCCGCTGGTCGACAGGGTAATGCGGCGCTTGGAGAGGGCGAGGCCGTCGCCGTCCATCACGAGCTTCAATGCGCCCTTCACATTGTCGAAATTGTAGAGCGGTTCGCCCATGCCCATCATCACGATGTTGGTGAGGAGGCGGCCGTCGCTTGTGTAGTGGCCTTCGTCCTCAGCGTCGTCGAGACCCGCCATAGAGCCTTTGGGCCATTCGCCCAGCGCGTCGCGCGCCAGCATGACCTGACCCACGATCTCGCCCGGCGTCAAATTGCGCACCAGCTTCATCGTGCCGGTGTGGCAGAAGCGGCAGTTCAATGTGCAGCCGACTTGGCTCGATACGCAAAGGGTTCCGCGGTCGGCATCGGGGATAAAGACCATCTCGAATTCGTGTCCGTCGGCGGTCTTCAGGAGCCACTTCCGGGTGCCGTCGGTCGAATGCTGCGCTTCGACCACTTCGGGGCGGCCGATCACGAAGCGTTCGGCGAGCCAAGGGCGCATGGTCTTGGCGATATCGGTCATCGCCTCGAAATCGGTGACGCCGCGATGGTAGAGCCAGTGGAACACCTGCTTGGCGCGCAGCTTGGCCTGCTTGGGTTCCAGCCCGGCCGTTTCAAACAGCTCGCGGATGCGGTCCTTGGGGAGGCCGATCAGGTCAACGCGGCCGTCTTCGCGCGGCGTGATATCACGCGCAACGGGAACCGGGTCGATCTGCCCGGGAATGCTCATCAAGGTCGTGTCTGCCATGGGAGACGCGCATATAGTAGCCATCAAGCTGGATGGAAAGCCCCGCGAGGGCGCGTAACAATCATTCGCCCCGATTTGCGTTCCTTGCGTCATCGCATTTGCACCGGCAGTTCGTCGAATTTTTGTGCGGCGCACCATTCGTCGCCAGAAAACGTCTTTTCGTCGACAAAAATGTGACCAAAAAGTCACGGGTTTTTGTTGTGCAGTGTTAATGAAACTACATCGGCTTCATCGCCGTTTTGAAGGTCCACGCGGTCGGAAAATCGACGGCGGACAATAAAAACGGAGTTTAGTAATGAAGACCACCGCAGCCCTTCTCGTCGCAGGTTCGATCCTTGCCACGGCCACGCCCGCAATGGCGCAGGACAGCGATAATTTCGACGGCTTCCGCATCGAAGCTCTCGCTGGCTATGACGTCAGCAAGGCCGGCAGCACTTCGGACAACGACACCAACGCCAACGACGATCAGTCGATCGACGGTCTCGCCTATGGCGTCGGTGCGGGTTACGATTTCGATGCCGGCGGCGTCGTTCTCGGTCTCGAAGCCGAATATGTCGGCTCGACCGCAGAAACCGAATACGACATGGGCGACTTCGAAGACATCGGTGTCGGCAATGTCGAAACCGGCCGCGATCTTTATCTCGGCGCGCGTGTCGGTGTGAAGGCCAATGACGACCTGCTCGTCTATGCCAAGGGCGGCTACACCAACGCCACCTACAACTTCCGCAACAACGACGGCACGACCGAGTATGAAGTCGATCTCGACACCGACGGTTTCCGTGTCGGCGCGGGCCTCGAATACGCGCTGAGCGGCAACACCTTCGCCAAGGTCGAATATCGCTATTCGAACTACAGCGATGCCGAACTCGACTTCGAAGGCGACGCGCCCGACGTGGCCGTTCCGGACATCGACCTTGACCGTCACCAGGTCATGGCCGGCTTCGGCATGCGCTTCTAAGCGCAGACGTCGCCAAAAAATCGGGCCGGGAGCGTGAAGGCGCTTCCGGCCCTTTTTGTATCAGCGGCGCGCGCAGGCGAGGGTGGCGGCGTCGATCGCGCTGGCGGCGCCGGCAAGGGCGTAGGTGTTGGAAAAGCGCCGTCCGCGGCTGTCGGTGGCGAAGATCGTCATGCTGTCGGCGGACCGGATGGCGGCGAGGATCGCGGTGTCGGTCGCCGGATCGCGCGCCCAGGCGTCGGCCTTGCCGCCCACCATGGGGTAGTTCCTTCGCGCGATGCGCAAGGTTACACGCGCGCCTTCGCGAAGTTCGCGGGACATGCGGAAGTGGACCTGACCGCGGATGCGGCGGGCGGGCCAGGAGGCAACGGTCATGTAAGGCTGGAAGTCGCGCTGGAGGCGGCTCGGCGCGGCTTCGGCAATGGCGTAGCAGCGCGGGACCGAGGGATCGCGGAAGGCGCCCCAGTCGGAGAACACGCCGAGGCTGTCTTTCGCGGCGAGCGGCGCGGCGAGGGCCGTGAGCGCGAACAGGGGGAGGGCGAGGCTACGCATAGTCGATGCTCACGATTTCCCACTCGCGATCTCCGCCCGGAAGGCGCACGGTGCGCACATCGCCCACGCTTGCACCCTTGAGCGCACGGGCCAGCGGGCTCGACCAGCCGATCCGTCCCGCGCTGGCGTCCTGTTCGTCGTCGCCGACCAGCGTGACGGTCTTCTCTTTGTCGTCTTCGTCCGCCAGCGTGACCGTGGCGCCGAAGAAGGCGCGTGTCTTGTCGGGCTGGTCGGCAGGCACGATGACGCGCGCGGACTTCATCCGCCGGGCAAGGTGGCCGAGTTCCCGGTCGATCTCGCGCATGCGCTTGCGGCCATAGAGATAGTCGCCATTCTCGCTGCGGTCGCCGTTTCCGGCGGCCCAGCTCACGATCTCGACGATTTCCGGCCGCTCCTTGCCGAGCAAATGGTCATAGCGCGCCTTCATGGCGGCATAGCCTGCCGGCGTGATGGGATTGGTCTTGCCCTCCATGGTGCGGAGAGCCCTAGCCGATCCTATCGCGGAAGGTAATGGCGGATATCGCGCTGGTAGGCGGCCGATTTGTCGGGGTGCATATTGGCGTAGGTGACCGCGTTGCCGATCACGCGCATGACGTAATAGCGCGTCTCGAAATTGGCGGGGATCTTTTCGATCCAGGTCACCCAGTCGACCGCTCCGGTGCGCGGATCGCCGTTGAGGCGCAACCACTCGTTCACCCGGCCGGGGCCAGCGTTATAGGCCGCGATGGCCAGCGGATAGGCGCCGTTGTAGCGGTCCATCAGCCGCGCGAAATGCGCATCACCCAAGCGGATGTTGTAGGCCGGATCGCCGGTGAGGCTGGCCGACATGTACTGCACGCCGATCTTGCCCGCTTCCTCGCGCGCCGTGCCCGGCATCAGCTGCATCATGCCCCGCGCGCCGGCATGGCTAACGCGGGTGCGGTCGAATTCGCTTTCCTGGCGGGCGATGGCGTGGACCATGGTCCAGTTCGCACCCGGATGCGTGCGGACGGTCGGGAAACCCAGCCGTTCGAAGCCAGCCACGCCTTCCTCGCCTGCAACCATGCCGGCGACGACGGCCATCTCGTCGAGGCCGGTTTCGCGGGCGAGTTCGGCGACCAGCGCCATTTCGCTCGGCGTTTCGGCTTCGGCGGCGATGGCTTCGAAAAATGCGCGCTCGGTGCGCCAGTCGCGGCGGTTTTTCGCCATGTCGCGCAATGCCAGCGTCAGCGCTTCTTCGGAGAAATTCTTGCGGGTTTCGGCATCGACGCCCGCGGTGAGCATGGGCGCGAAGGTCGGTGCGGGCTTGCCCAGTTCGCTCAAGGCGAGCTGGCCGTAATACCAGTCGGGATAGGCGGCGGCCATGTTCCAGTACCGCTCGGCCTCGGCGCGGTCGCCTCCACGCGCAGCGGCGCGTCCGGCCCAGTAGAAGCCCTTGGAGCGCGTCAGCGGGGTCTTGGCCGCAGTGCCATAGCGGTAGAACAGCGGCGCCGCGCGGGTGCCGTCACCCAGCGACCACAGCGCCTTGGTCCCGCCAAGCCACATGAGGTCGGTGTATTTGTCGCGCAGGGTGAAGCTGCCGTCCGAAATATCGGTGCCTGGCGCAAAGAGGTCGTCCACCTTCGACGCGATGGCGACGGCGCTTCGTGTATCGGCACCCTGTGCGACGCGCAAAGCCTCGCTCACGAAATCGGTGCCATCGAAGGCAGGCCCTGTAAACTCGGCGCGGTTCGCCAGGAGGTTGATGGCTGCGGGAAGCTGGCCCTTGCCGCGATAATGACGGGCGAGGTTGTAGACGTAGCCGCTGTCGTTCAGCGCGCCATCGGGAACAGGCAGGCCCGCTTCACTCGGCGTGCTACCCTGCAGCAGCGCCAAACGCGCCTGCGCCATCGAGCGATAGGCGGGCGAAACGCGCACGATTTGGCGCGTCGCGGCTTCGAGATTGCCCTGCCACAGCAACGCGTCCATACGTGCGTCCTGGTCGGCAGGCGTCAGGTTCTGGGCGAAAAGCCCGGCCATATACGCTTCGGCCGGACCGCTCATGGTCCCGCCGCGCCACGCTTCGCGTGCCACATCGTTCGCCTCGGGGCGGCTCATGGCGGCAAGCGCCAGCGCATAGCGCGCTTTGGCCGCATTGGTAATCGGCGGATGCGCGTCGAAGAACTGAACCAGCGCCTGCGGGGTCACCGCATCGCGGTCGAGCGCGTTCTCGGCGCGGCGCTGCAACAGCTCCTGCTTGGGGAAGCCGGGATAATCCGTAATGAAGCCTGCGTATTGCGCGAAGGACAGGTTGTCGGCCTTGGTGAGGTACTCCCACCGGTCGACCGCCTGGCCGATCCTGCTCGGCTGCTGGGCCACCATGCTGTTGCCCCGATCCGGCCAGCTGGTCGGCGTCTGCGCCTGCGCGGCGAGGGGGAACGCCAGCGAAGCGCCAGCCATAAGTGCGAGTGAGAAATAAGTTTTTCGGCCCATGCTGGACATACTGCCCGGCCCCTCCTTATCAGGCGGTGAATGAAATGTGTCGGCGGGTGCCTAAATCGCCCGCTTTTCATACCTCTAACGCAGGACTGACGTAAATGTTCTCAGGCTCGATACCGGCTCTGGCGACTCCTTTTCGCGATGGATCGTTCGACGAGGCCGCTTTTCGCAAACTCGTCGACTGGCAGATCGAAAACGGCAGCAAGGGACTGGTGCCCTGCGGCACGACCGGCGAGGCTTCGACCATCTCCAACGCGGAGCATCACCGGGTCATCGAAGTCTGCATCGAACAGGCCGCGGGCCGCGTGCCGGTGATCGCCGGTTGCGGCAGCAACGATACGCGCAACGCTCTCCTCCACATGCAGTTCGCCAAAAAGGCCGGTGCGGCGGCGGGTCTGTGTGTCGCGCCCTATTACAACCGCCCCAGCCAGTCCGGCCTGATCGCCCATTTCAGCCATTTGGCCGAGAACAGCGATTTGCCGATCGTGCTCTACAACGTGCCCAGCCGCACCGTGACCGACATTGAGGACGAGACGGTGTGCGAACTGGTCAACAAATACCCCGACCGTATCATCGCCATCAAGGATGCAAGCGGCGACCTGTCGCGCGTGGCCGACCATCGCATGGGCATCGGGCGCGACTTCTGCCAGCTATCGGGCAATGACGAGCTGTGGCTGCCGCACTCGGCGGCGGGCGGTTCGGGCTGCATCTCGGTGACCGCCAATGTCGCGCCGAAGCTGTGCGCCGAATTCCACGAGGCGATTGCGGCGGCGGACCTCATCAAGGCGCGCGAGATCAACGACCGCCTGTTCCCGCTGCATTACGCCATGTTCTCCGATGCCAGCCCCGCACCAGTCAAATACGCGCTCAGCCGCGTTCACGACTGGTTCTCCGAAGACGTCCGCCTGCCGCTGTGCAACGCCAGCGAGGCTTCCCGCAAGCAGGTGGACGAGGCGCTGGAGCACGCCGGGCTGATCTGAGCCAGCCCGGCGCGATCCGGTCTTATTCCGCCGGGTTGTGCTTCTCGACGAAACCGACGGCCGCCTCGAGCATCTGCAGGCGCGTTGTCGATAGCGAGAGCCAGTGGTCCTCCCCTTCCAGGGCGATCAGTTCGTAAGGCTTGCCCGCATCCTTCAGGGCGTCGGCCATCTTGTGCGAGTGCACATAGGGCACCACCGTGTCGTCCTTGCCGTGGATCAACATGATCGGCGCGTGAGCGCGCTCTGCGTGACGGCGTGGAGACACGTCATCCCAGCCTTCTCGCGGCCCGAGCTGCTCCAGGAGGGCGGCCCGTGTCAGGCGGTTGTTGCCGGAGGCACGATAATCTTCGGTGTACATGGACTGGAGGTCCGACACCGGAGCCACAGCGACAGCACAGCGATAGATGTCCTGCTGCAGGGTCACACCCGCAAGCGCGGCATAGCCGCCATAGCTGGCGCCGACGATGCAGGCGCGTGACGGATCGACGATCCCTTTTTCGGCAAGCGCTGCAAGGCCATCCGATATGTCGGTCTGCATCTTGCGACCCCACTCGCCATAGCCAGCCTTGCGGAAGGACTGTTCGCGGTGGGTCGAGCCGCGGAAATTGGGTTGGAAGACCGCATAGCCGCGCGATGCAAACGCCTGGGCCCACCAGTCGAACTGCTCGTGATCGAAGGAGTGCGGGCCCCCGTGCGGCAGGAGGACCACCGGCAGACCAGCGGCTTCGCGGCCCGGAGGCAGGGTCAGGATGCCATCCATCTCAAGACCGTCGGAGGCGACATAGTCGAAGGTAGAAATCGCACCGACTTCCTCGAGACCGATGGCCATGCGTTCGTAGGCGAAGGCCTCAGCCTGTCCGGTTCCGAGATCCACGACATACCACGAACCGCTGTCCTGGTTGCCGCTGGTGCGGACCAGCACTTTGCTGAAATCGGGCGTCCAGTCTTTCATCTGGACGTCGAAATCGGCGAATGCGGCGCGGATTCCCTTGGCAGACGCCTCTTGTGACGGATCGACGAAGACCGGTCCTTCGTCGGCATCGAGATAGCCCATGAGCTGCCCGGTCAGATCGTTGAAATAAAGCCGATCGATATCCTTGCCCTTCAGGAAGGGCTGCGGGGTGCCTCCCGCTAGCGGCACTTCGAACCATTCGCTGATCGCTTCATCGTTGCGCCTGCCATAGATCACCGTCTTTCCGGCGGAACCGAGACCGACAAGCCATACCCGTCCGTTGCCCTTTTCTCCCGAAACAATTTCGGACCCGTTGGCGCCGTGCAGCGCCCACATGCCGTTGTTGCCGTCGATATCGAGGCGGACCACGATCTCGCCTTGGTGGTCGAGAAGCCAGTCGCGACGCACGCCTTCGTTGGCGGCCGGGGCGAGACGGGTTGCTCTGTTCTTCTCCGCATCGACGGCATAGAGATAAGGCCGACTATGCTGGAAACTGTAGCCGCCCAGCCGAGAGCCAACGCCTCCCTTTTTCAATTCGAGCGCGCCGAAGTGGAGCCGCCATTTCCCGTCGATGAATCGCTTGCCGTAGTTTCCGTATATGGAGTCGAGCAGGTGGGCTTCGTTCGAGAAAATGATCTCGGCCGGGCCGGAGCTGGTGACAGGCACCAATTGCGCAACGGCGAATTCCGCCTTGTCGGTCGTGAAGCCCCTTAGGTCCTCAGTCTGGCTGGTAACCAGAAGCAGGTCATCTTCGCCGACCCATTCGAAATAGCGAACCTTAATGTCCCTCATCCCCATCCTTCGGAACACCTGCATTTCGGAGTTGAGGAAGATGAACTGGCGCACGCCATCTTCGGTCAGCAGGACCGCGATACTCTCGCCGCTTGGCGAAATCGCGGCATTTTCTACCTCGGGCAGCATTCCGTAGGCCGTGAGCGGAACCTGCTTTTGTGCGAAAGCCGCCGGGCTAACGAGAACCAAAAGAAATGCCGTAAAGGCAACGCGCAAAATATTCATACCAGACATAAGACCCCTTTTAGACCGGGCTACGCTATCATTTCAGTATTGCCGAAGTCACCG
Protein-coding sequences here:
- a CDS encoding SDR family oxidoreductase produces the protein MSETRPSVLVTGGAKRLGAAISRAFGHAGWHVVIHYNSSGEAADALAAELPSAKTCQADLCDLDAVRTLAARLARDLTDWRCLVNCASVFQPDAVTELDPQTNQRAMQVNARAPALLAQAYLGHAKAEGGRRVIQVTDQKLANPNPDFFSYTMSKHALDATIAMLSMGASRAEDRVYGLAPGAILASHDQSEEEAEISHRMNLLTRRTSAEEVAEAALFLANGALASGQTVYVDSGQHLLQQERDVIYLAREHAA
- a CDS encoding outer membrane protein, which encodes MKTTAALLVAGSILATATPAMAQDSDNFDGFRIEALAGYDVSKAGSTSDNDTNANDDQSIDGLAYGVGAGYDFDAGGVVLGLEAEYVGSTAETEYDMGDFEDIGVGNVETGRDLYLGARVGVKANDDLLVYAKGGYTNATYNFRNNDGTTEYEVDLDTDGFRVGAGLEYALSGNTFAKVEYRYSNYSDAELDFEGDAPDVAVPDIDLDRHQVMAGFGMRF
- a CDS encoding MOSC domain-containing protein, encoding MKAKLLALCTGQPAPLPDGKISSIDKQVREGPVRIGTPGLEGDTQVDRKHHGGAHMAVHLYAADHYPYWREEIPEVDRLAAPGAFGENLHAMGLTEKDVFIGDRFRLGSALLELSMGRQPCSTLERHFQRKDMVKRIIANHRCGWYFRVLEEGEARADDDLALVERTQDRWSVDAAFALLFDPAVPASEGEIRDLLAIPALGPQWRSKLEAKLR
- a CDS encoding lytic transglycosylase domain-containing protein gives rise to the protein MAGASLAFPLAAQAQTPTSWPDRGNSMVAQQPSRIGQAVDRWEYLTKADNLSFAQYAGFITDYPGFPKQELLQRRAENALDRDAVTPQALVQFFDAHPPITNAAKARYALALAAMSRPEANDVAREAWRGGTMSGPAEAYMAGLFAQNLTPADQDARMDALLWQGNLEAATRQIVRVSPAYRSMAQARLALLQGSTPSEAGLPVPDGALNDSGYVYNLARHYRGKGQLPAAINLLANRAEFTGPAFDGTDFVSEALRVAQGADTRSAVAIASKVDDLFAPGTDISDGSFTLRDKYTDLMWLGGTKALWSLGDGTRAAPLFYRYGTAAKTPLTRSKGFYWAGRAAARGGDRAEAERYWNMAAAYPDWYYGQLALSELGKPAPTFAPMLTAGVDAETRKNFSEEALTLALRDMAKNRRDWRTERAFFEAIAAEAETPSEMALVAELARETGLDEMAVVAGMVAGEEGVAGFERLGFPTVRTHPGANWTMVHAIARQESEFDRTRVSHAGARGMMQLMPGTAREEAGKIGVQYMSASLTGDPAYNIRLGDAHFARLMDRYNGAYPLAIAAYNAGPGRVNEWLRLNGDPRTGAVDWVTWIEKIPANFETRYYVMRVIGNAVTYANMHPDKSAAYQRDIRHYLPR
- the rlmN gene encoding 23S rRNA (adenine(2503)-C(2))-methyltransferase RlmN — translated: MADTTLMSIPGQIDPVPVARDITPREDGRVDLIGLPKDRIRELFETAGLEPKQAKLRAKQVFHWLYHRGVTDFEAMTDIAKTMRPWLAERFVIGRPEVVEAQHSTDGTRKWLLKTADGHEFEMVFIPDADRGTLCVSSQVGCTLNCRFCHTGTMKLVRNLTPGEIVGQVMLARDALGEWPKGSMAGLDDAEDEGHYTSDGRLLTNIVMMGMGEPLYNFDNVKGALKLVMDGDGLALSKRRITLSTSGVVPAMERCGEEIGVNLAVSLHAVTKEIRDEIVPLNKKYGIEELLEACAAYPGASNARRITFEYVMLKDKNDSDEHAHELVRLLKHYKLPAKVNLIPFNPWPGAAYDTSTPERVKRFSDIVFEGGISAPVRTPRGRDIDAACGQLKTAAEKKSRAQRDREAAEAEQAAS
- a CDS encoding glycine zipper 2TM domain-containing protein codes for the protein MKKFALAFAASTMALTGLGTAAPVAADPPAWAPAHGKRAKDRAHRQRMYDDRGYYVSPRRITRDSYMWRGRDGRYYCKRDNGTTGLVIGAGVGALAGHELAGRGDKVLGAVLGGAVGAVIGREIDRGSLSCR
- a CDS encoding cytochrome b/b6 domain-containing protein produces the protein MKRHALSTRIWHWLNLVCVVVLFMSGLTISNAHRRLYWGDWGFAPEQAWLAVPRFPDWMTIPGYYSLAVARDWHILMAWPFALLLLFMWVTMLVNRHFKRDLVTTRAEWKPRAIWHDIVQHLKLNFDHEGGKFNFLQKLAYGLVLGVFLPMMIFTGIAISPGMEPTFGWLVDLLGGRQSARSLHFIFAFALFGFFIVHVLLVLLAGPIGQIRDMITGGRHGEA
- a CDS encoding class I SAM-dependent methyltransferase, whose product is MTADPATIAYYEANAPRYTLSFGQAPSRHLDRFLDRLEPGSRLLELGCGGGRDSARIIERGFDLDATDGTPAMVRKANERFDVGARVMRFDELDEEKAYDAVWAHACLLHVARADLPGVLAAILRALKPGGWHFANYKLGTAEGRDPLGRLANMPDEGWLERLYREAGFRIEATERYRGEGADGVQRDWYALTVQRPTG
- the dapA gene encoding 4-hydroxy-tetrahydrodipicolinate synthase → MFSGSIPALATPFRDGSFDEAAFRKLVDWQIENGSKGLVPCGTTGEASTISNAEHHRVIEVCIEQAAGRVPVIAGCGSNDTRNALLHMQFAKKAGAAAGLCVAPYYNRPSQSGLIAHFSHLAENSDLPIVLYNVPSRTVTDIEDETVCELVNKYPDRIIAIKDASGDLSRVADHRMGIGRDFCQLSGNDELWLPHSAAGGSGCISVTANVAPKLCAEFHEAIAAADLIKAREINDRLFPLHYAMFSDASPAPVKYALSRVHDWFSEDVRLPLCNASEASRKQVDEALEHAGLI
- the greB gene encoding transcription elongation factor GreB translates to MEGKTNPITPAGYAAMKARYDHLLGKERPEIVEIVSWAAGNGDRSENGDYLYGRKRMREIDRELGHLARRMKSARVIVPADQPDKTRAFFGATVTLADEDDKEKTVTLVGDDEQDASAGRIGWSSPLARALKGASVGDVRTVRLPGGDREWEIVSIDYA